Genomic DNA from Gossypium hirsutum isolate 1008001.06 chromosome A01, Gossypium_hirsutum_v2.1, whole genome shotgun sequence:
AATCCTCAGAGGTGGAACTTTAACTTGGCATAGCTCAGCAAACTCTTTCCACTTCATAGCTGGCTTGTTATAGTTTTCTGATCTCCAATCTGATAAAATTTGTATAAGATCATTGCAAAGCTGATAAACCCGAGGAACTCTCTGGAGAACAGTTTTGCTTGTTTTTCGAATGTGATGAGTGAGTTTACTGACTGATGCAGACGATCTTGCATCGACAGTAAACACAGTTGGATAGAAATCAACATAGCCATTAAACTTGTCTCTCAACTTTTGTATTGAATTCACTGCGGCCTCCAAGTTCTGGGATGTTTGATTGACTTTGTCATAGTGTGTGAGGACAACTGCTACATTGGGTAGCATGCACTGCTGGACCGCCCTTTTTGAATTGGAAACGATGAACCTGAGCCAATATTGGAGGTCCTCTTCAATCTCCATTGGAGTCTTTGGTTCTCGGTTGCTTGGTTTCCTGAATAAACTGGATATGATGAGGAAAAACGATGCGCTCCCATGCCCCGGGAACATGAGATCATGAAGAGAGTAAAACTCATGCTGACCAGCAAGATTCCATATCGATATCTTTGTGTCTTCATCTTTGAAAGTCTTTATCTTCATACCAACTGTTCTAACAGCTTGTTCAACTGGATTCACGAGGGTCCTCACTTGTTCAAGGTAGGGAAGTTTAGGAGAAGAGAAATTCTGTGATATTGAATTGCAAAGTGTTGCCTTACctgaaaatagtaattaaaagGAAATGGTTACTTTTGATCTCAGCATTAATAAGTGGAAATGTGTAGTTAATAGAACTTACCAGCATACTCTTGGCCACAAAAGAATACCCTACAGCACTTGGGCTCAGTAAGTGGCATATCCTTGAGCAAATCATTTTCAGGTTCAGTTTCAGGCTTCCCATTCTGACCCAATCTATGATAAATGGCATCTGCCTTCCCCGTATTATGCAATGGAGTTCGAACGAGATCAATATCTTCGATCCAAGGATTTATTTGCAGTGTCTCCATTATTGCCTGCAACAACCTCTCCCCTCGAACTCCTTTGCAGCCTTGTAAAGACAAACATCTCAAACTGGCATTCTTCTCTAAGCTCTTGAAGATTCTAAAAAAGTCATCTGGTCTCATACTTTGATCATCCACGATAGCTAGCCGAGTCAAAGTTTCGTTGGTGGTTAACATATGCAAAATGGCTGCAAAACCAGATCTTCCTATTTTTGTTCTACTACCTCCAAATGTCACCGACCTTAGTGTAATGTTGGCTTGGCATTGCAAAGCAGAGAACCTACTCAAAGGGCACAGCAGATGCTCGAGTCCCACACCGCTGAACCAGTTTCCATCGAGGTGCAAGCGTTCCAAATGCCTGTTCTTGAATGGTCCAGCTGCTACATACACTATTCCCTTGTCTTTAAGGCAGGTTTTTGACAAGGTTACCTCTTTCAGGCTTCGGTTCTGCTCCAAAACCCATCTAAATTCCTTTGCCCACCGTGATTTTAGGCGTACTCCTGTCATATCGAACGATGAGACGGTCGAATTCATCCCAAGAGCACAAGCAACCCTGCAGGCACCCGAAACATCGATCTTGTAGATCCTAAGAGTGGTGTTTTGAGGTGTAAACTCAACCACCTTGGAACTTTTATCTCCACTTTCTCCACTCCATACATGGACTTCCATAACTCTATTCCTTGCTAAAACAGCAGATATAAGGGGAGTTGCTGTGATCGAACTCGAGTCGAAAATCGTCAAAAGCTTCAGCATTGAGTTAGCTTCAATCATCTTTGAAAGCTCCTCAGCACCTCTTGATCCAATTGAGTCTTCCCATATCTGTAACTCTTCCAAGCTTTCATTCACCTTAAGAGCTGAGGCAAGAAATATAGCACCAACTGTCCCAATATGTGATTCACAAAACATCACCTCTTTGATAGCTCCATTTCTCTTCAAAATATCAGAAAACTCTGATAAGCAATCTTCACTGAATCTGCTCCTCATGAACACCAGTTGTTTGATGTTCAAGTTACTATCTAACAACTCCCCAAGGTTCTGCACTTGTTCTAACTCCCATTCAACACAATGAAACTCTAAATTCCGAAGAGACAACAAGCTGGTCTTGGCTGGTCCTAGCACTATAAGAATTAGGGAGAAGTATTCAAGACAATCTGAGGAAATGTTAATGGCCATGGAGTTTTCTGTTTCTTGATAACAGCCTGAAACAGGTTGGGAAAGGTAGAAGGAAATGTTGTGTAGGTTAAGGCTTTCAGTTTCAAATGCTTGAAGAAGCCATTCAAGATCTCTCAGCTTCTGGTTTGATGCCATTGCCATTGTAAAACTGCCCCCCACCAACAAAGATaccaaaactaaaagaaaatcaTAAAACCCCCCAATATATTGAAGCTGGTTGCATGATATTGATATTCATGGTAATATGCTACAGtgcattttgaattttgatgcaAATTTTCTGTCATATTCTCTTCTTCGTTTCAAAGTTATTCCTTACTGCAATACAGTTTAAAACTAaagataatatgatttttttttacccaaaaagACATCTttgcatctttttttttctttctgaacTCTAAACCATGTCTCCACTTCATTATGGTTCATTTATCAAGTAATTTACTTGgttaaataagattaaaaggtgGTACTTCTTACAGGTGTAAATGGAGGCCTACacctttttgactttttttttttttttctaaagctTTCTTCTAACTTTGTTTTCTCattgaagaaaatgaaagaatccTATAAAGCAatgacaaaaagaaagaaaaaaagaaaaggcagTTAAGTGATGGACAAATTAACCTCTTTTTAAGGAAAGTAATTATCCCCAACAGGACAAGAGACAAGCTTGTTTAATGTATGATGAAGACATGCTTGGACATCCTATTAAGATTAAccatggtttttattttttattttatccatCCACCAAACATACCTCAATTTGGCTAGTGAATCATATGCTCTTTCTGGGTTTAAAATCTTATCTTGAAAAACCATAAGTGAAATATATAAAGTAGATTGCCTCGAAAGGTGTGCAAATTGGCCAACATAGTCGTGAATTTGCGGTGCAATCAAGGCCGTAGGAAATTTTCAGCCAAGTTTGGACCCCATATATGTATGTCATTTTCATGTGGGAAAAACttaaaccacatatatatatattcccatGAAGGACTAAGATTGAACCAATCATGGTGAATGGTAAACTTAATATCAATTATCATATAGCAAATGAAGAATATTTTTCAAGCTCTGGTAAGTTTTGGAGTTAGAATGGTGGGAGTCACCATACAAGGTTCATCATTTCATTTCATGGCATGGGGGACctcaatcttttctttttctgacAAACATTCATTAAGTAAATGGACCAAGAAAAGAATACTCAATTTGGGAAAAATAATTCTTTGATccttaaattatacatattttttcactttggtatttaaaatttctttttgtttatagATTTTAATCTACATATTTCAAGGCGTTAAAAAAACTTTGTTCAATGAAATCATGTCATCTGCCttaattttttcatgttattaaattattttgtgtaaaaactttttataattgactgaaatatattaaaaacttCTATATAAATGAAATTCTTCTTATAAATCTTTCACCTCAAACACACCTTAAAAGATTAATACAGTTAAATATTTAGAGTAACTAAAAAATAGTTTAGATATTACGATGAGATAAAAAATTTAgatatcaaaaaaaaaatacatagtttAAGGGCTGAATTGAGAATAAAACCGACTCTTTCTACATCATGAAAACAACAAAAAGGGCTCCTATTTTTTACTTAGTCCCATACTCCCATATCAGTTTGGGACTTTCTCCACTGATACTTTTGAAAAGCTGATATTAACATTCTATTTTTTTCTGGCAAAGTTTAAGACGGAAAATGGAAACCCACAAAAATAAAGGTGAAATGGGAAGTGGCAGTGGCAGCCTCCACACTTACTTTCAGACGTAAAAGAAAGAAGCAATAAAAAATTTGACACCAGAATAGAGAGAGGACCACAAACTTACTAACATCAAACATCCTCCAATGCTACGTGTGACATCCATTTTTATTGAGtaattttgaagaaattaaaattttaacttttttatatatgaATGGAAAGTTTCGAGCAATCAATTTCAATATACCAGAAATCTATATTTAggtgtttgtttattttaaaatttaggtgtTTTTCGTAGTATGAAGTTTGTAGCTTTATTTAGTATGGTTATCTTGGCTATACAAGTATCGTATTAAAAGATACGAGGCCTCAAAGTAGATTACTCGAAACtgttaacataaaaatatttagacaaatttagatgattttttatgttCTGATTTTTAAAACTTAAGTTTTTCTGTGGCCAATTTTAAGGAAACAAGTCTCTAAGTTTTAGTATTACATCAATTCTTTAACTTCATgtttttaaactattaaaatgcgAAGTAATTTTTGCGTTTAAATAGCTTCAAATAAAAGTTTAGAagttcagaattttaatttttaattgtttataaaaatattttctatttgatTATTTGATTAGAAACCATACTAAACtgagttttattaatttattaaattttcacacacatataaatatatatattattaaatttaatttacttatttgagttaaaaagataatttttttaaaaaaattgtacatttatattatgaaattttagaCATGTGTACTTTGCTCTAGTTAAAAGAAAGCATTTGTAGTGGGAAACATTTTTCCCAGTTTAACCTTAGAATGCTattataaaaaggaaaattatTTGATGCATTGTCATCGGAGTTTTTAGACTCTAATATTATAGTAAATGGGTTGACAAGTGTCTATAAAGATAtagtaaaacattaaaaatgtatatttaaaaaatagacgCATGTCAATTTTCAAAGGCTGcttatggaataaaaaaaatatattgtcagtgtaccaaatattaacccttataaaaatacatatattatataataaatataaaaataaacatattataaattttattatatataaattttatttttatacaggcaatctaataaatatataaattcattatcataaatatatttttaactattattttaatataatttgattttaatatttaatataaatatatttcaaataatatataaaaatgttaaaatgatttatgatttttattatataaaatatataattttaagttttataataattaaataaatatataataaaatttatatgaattaatcataaataagtattatataaataataaaaaacaaaaacaaatataattaatgaaatattaattatttatcaataaatttattatttaagataaagacaaaattaatatatatatttttatttttaatatgaaatataattatttattttacatctACATTTAATCTAATGTTCTTAATGGTTATTTTATACTTTCACTACATTGCCACGGATGTTATTAAATCCAAACATATATCCCATCATTGATTTTAATCTCATCACTATAGTAATTAATTTCATTGCCATTGTTGTCTTTAATCTCATCGGAGCCAATCTCATAGATGATCCAAAGGAAACCTCAATTGTTAGTAAGATTGCCACACAATTGAAATGTTTTAGAATTACCATAGAAAGTTGTACCTTTTAAGCCTCTAATTTATTGATTGAATTCTAATTTTAAAGTTGGATTATTGAATTATAGGCTATTTGATGATTTGTGCAAGTCATTCCTCAAGTGTCGATTcagtaaattgaaaaattaactaCAAAGACTTTATGTTACTTATGCAAATATGTTgaccatgtttttttttttaaatttgggttaaAGATGGTTTAATTTTACAATGTACAATTTTAAATTAGTTAAGTGCTATACTTTTctatacttaaattaaattatgaggtactcaattatattttagtatgttgtgttttgaaaaataattccaatttatatttttgctaaacgATGTTTTGGGtaatcaaatttttatgatttcgAAAAATTAATGAGGGTTAAACATTGGTTATGTCGACATGTATTTTGTGCTTATTTAGCATAGTGCCTTTCAATCCATTGCCACTAGggtaaattatgatttttgtttCAACCCACTAACATCGGGGTTAATTGTTATTTTTGACCTTTTGGCACTGAGAATAAGCCTGAGGATTATTGCATTACTCTAAAACTTTCAAGTTTCGATACTCCGTGCGATAAAGACAATGTAACGGAGCATGCAgaagattaaaaaaaagaagcagCAAAAGCATATAGTGTGAGTAGTAAAGCTGTGTTGATGTATTGAATCAGAAAGTTTGGTTACTTATTTTATATGGATGATGATTGGATATGTCTCTAATGTTTCACACTAGTAGTAGTAGTAAATTGGAACTGAAACAACTCCTTACAATCTGAGATCAAAACAATCCCAGATGATAGGCAACAATTATCAGGACAAGAACCAGCATcccaaaataaaaatggaaaaagaaaaaatttagtacCCTATTGTTTGATGTACCACTACTGGCGCGCCTTTGCCGCAGACACCTTCCGGAGTATATGTCCCGCAATCTGATTGTACACCTCACTCACCAACCTACATTTTCACTATTACcataaacaaaacaaacaaacaaacaaacaaacaaatcgAATCTCAAACCTTACACAAAACCTCCCCTTGTAACTGCTCACTCTCAAATCAATATCCCTTATTAGTGTTATAACATCAATTTCCTTGTAAGCTGACATTGTAATAAGGCAGTTGTATATCGAATTCACAAATCCTTCACCTGTTTATTCACCCTACTTCATGACTTCTGATATCCAAATCACAGTCCTCCCCCCCCCCCCTAGGCAGCAATTCCTGGATAAGAAACCAAAGAGACTAATTAAACACATGCAGCAAGCTGGCATTCGAGTCTCGAGTCTCAGGACTGCTTAAACAGAATATTACCTCTACTCGACTGTCTACTAGCAACACCGTAGCTTCCAACATAATCCTCGGAGGATCCTCCAGTACCATCTACGGACACATTCCCAAGCCCATAACTGAATGAGCTAGAACCATCCAAGTCAGCAGTTGTCGACTGCCAAGTTGAATCACCATAAACTGAACCACTATGGTAAAGATCTCCATAGGACCCCTTAAAATTACCGGTTGGCCCAGCAAAAGAAGATGTTGGAGCCGTGACAGTGCCACCGTTTCTTCCATATCCTCCCCCACCCAAACCATAGTTGTCATCGGCACTTCCAAAACCAGCACTCCCACCAGTATAGCCAGGGGCATTTCCTCCACTTTGAATGGGAGGAGAAGGGCTCCAATTAACCCCACTATTTCCTAAAGGACCAAAACTCCCCCTTCCAGTCCCCAAGAATCCACCAGGGCTGGTGGCATTTGTGGCATTGCTAAGGCTTCCATTTCCCCAGATATCCCGAGTACCAGAGCTTAAATTAGAATCATTTCTTCCACTTCCAACACCATAGCCAATAGGAGTATTATACCTGTTTGAAATCCCACCATAATAGGGGCTAATTAACCGTCCATATCCAAGATTGTTGCCAAAGTTAGAACTCCCACCAAAGTTTGGGCCCATTCCCGGTTCCATATCCATACCTATTCCATAGCCAGGGTTATTAAATGGAGGAAACCCAGTTCGACCAGAAGCAAGAGGATTAAACCTACCATCCATCCTAACTCCTAAGTCGGCTAGTGGGCTAAGATTATATCCCTGAGCATAACTATTGAGAAAGTTGGCAGTCCTACTCAAACCATAATTATATCCAATCACAGGGCTGCGGGCAGGGCCTGGAGATAGTTCTTTAGGAACTGCCCTCTTGACCTCAACCAATTTCCCTTTGAGTTCATGGAATGTTTTATGTAGAACTCTATCTACCGCATCCTCTGAATCATAAGTGATGAAACCAAACCCTCTTGGCCTTTGTGTATTATGATCATACATCACCACAACATCTGTAATTGTACCAAACTGATCAAAGTAGTTCTTAAAGTCAGTCTCTGTGACCGAAGAGGCTAAACCTCCAACAAAAATCTTTTTAGTGCGTCCAGGACCTGGAGACGCAGTGATGCTACTCATGTTCCTGTTTAAAATGTTTTGATCATCCCTAGGAACAGCCTTCTTCGCCTCAACCTGAAATTTGATCAAACAATTGCATCACAGTTTCTATCCCAACCTAACCATTGGATACAAATTCACTCGAATAAATATATATTCGGTCAATGCTATAGGGGAAAGATAAAATtttagcaaatttaactcattctgATTATCACAAATCTCAAACTAATTGGTAAGGTATAAAGATATATCGTAATCAAGGCTCTTACCGTGCGGCCATCAATCATATGCTTATCCATAATTACCCTCTCAGCAACAGCAGGATCAGCAAAGACAATGAAACCGAATCCACGGGCACGACCAGTAAACCGATCTCTCATGATCATTGCTTCCACCACTTCTCCATATTTCCTGAAATACTCCTTGAGACGTTCCTCATCAGTGTCCCAAGATATCCCACCAATGAAGAGCTTACCAAGATCTGATTCCATCTTATCTACAATCACCATCATCAACCACCAATTTCAATCCCAAGAGCAAAAATCTAAACTTTTCTCAAAACAAAAGCACCACAATTTGATTCAAAGATCAAAATTTCTAATTCAATCAGAATACTAACACCAATTCAATGAATGAAACTCGTGAAAAAAGCCAACACCAAATTATCCAATTACCATCGGCAGCTAAAAAGGATCTATCCTTATTCAGAAAAAAAACGAAGTAAAACAGATCAAAATGTGAACAATAACAACAATCAAACAGGaatattagaaaaagaaatttaccTTTTGATATGAATTACAGACAGAATCTGATCGGAGACAGAGTTGGTAATTGTCAAATCCAATCTAGGATCATCTGAAAACTTCATGCACTAATCAGAAAACAACCCAAAATTCCTGACAAAAAAAAATCGACAATCGAAACATGAGGATCAAGACAAAAGAAAAGTCCAGAGAAAAGACCAGGAAACAGATAAAAACAGAGATGAAGAATATGATGaacaagagagagagagagagagagagaatataCCATCTTGGAAATGACCCAGATGAGAAAATGGGAGGAAAATTAAGATCTGAGATGAGAAACGATGACAACGGAAACAGAAGAGGAGGTTCTGCTcttcatattttttatatgtctttaaaaaaaaaaaaaggt
This window encodes:
- the LOC107917826 gene encoding protein TORNADO 1; its protein translation is MAMASNQKLRDLEWLLQAFETESLNLHNISFYLSQPVSGCYQETENSMAINISSDCLEYFSLILIVLGPAKTSLLSLRNLEFHCVEWELEQVQNLGELLDSNLNIKQLVFMRSRFSEDCLSEFSDILKRNGAIKEVMFCESHIGTVGAIFLASALKVNESLEELQIWEDSIGSRGAEELSKMIEANSMLKLLTIFDSSSITATPLISAVLARNRVMEVHVWSGESGDKSSKVVEFTPQNTTLRIYKIDVSGACRVACALGMNSTVSSFDMTGVRLKSRWAKEFRWVLEQNRSLKEVTLSKTCLKDKGIVYVAAGPFKNRHLERLHLDGNWFSGVGLEHLLCPLSRFSALQCQANITLRSVTFGGSRTKIGRSGFAAILHMLTTNETLTRLAIVDDQSMRPDDFFRIFKSLEKNASLRCLSLQGCKGVRGERLLQAIMETLQINPWIEDIDLVRTPLHNTGKADAIYHRLGQNGKPETEPENDLLKDMPLTEPKCCRVFFCGQEYAGKATLCNSISQNFSSPKLPYLEQVRTLVNPVEQAVRTVGMKIKTFKDEDTKISIWNLAGQHEFYSLHDLMFPGHGSASFFLIISSLFRKPSNREPKTPMEIEEDLQYWLRFIVSNSKRAVQQCMLPNVAVVLTHYDKVNQTSQNLEAAVNSIQKLRDKFNGYVDFYPTVFTVDARSSASVSKLTHHIRKTSKTVLQRVPRVYQLCNDLIQILSDWRSENYNKPAMKWKEFAELCQVKVPPLRIRSRRDKKEKIETRRRAVATCLHHIGEVIYFDELGFLILDCEWFCGEVLSQLIKLEVRRQSSAENGFISRKELEKIIRASLQSQIPGMGSKVFENLEANDLIKMMMKLELCYEQDPSDPNSLLLIPSILEEGRGKPQKWQLGGADCLYAGRHLQCDDSSHMFLTPGFFPRLQVHLHNRIMAMKNQHGATYSLEKYLISININGIHVRVELGGQLGYYIDILACSTKNLTETLRLIHQLIVPAIQSLCHGVTLIENIMRPECVQNLVPPRYRKSQYVPLQQLKQALLSVPAETMYDYQHTWDSVSDSGKLLLRAGFDLARDLLSDDDFREVLHRRYHDLHNLAVELQVPPENNPDEEENSLSSAVESGKVDPSFSGIAKGVETVLQRLKIIEQEIRDLKQEIQGMRYYEHRLLIELHRKVNYLVNFNVHVEGRKVPNMFYFVQTENYSRRLVTTVISGMTALRLHMLCEFRREMHVVEDQVGCEVMHVDNTVVKCLAPYMTKFMKLVTFALKIGAHLAAGMGNLIPDLSREVAHLADSSVIYGAAGAVAAGAAGSAAMVRINGIRNQNRRGDIQQDLRSAQQWVVDFLRDRRCSTGKDIADKFGLWRVRYRDDGHIAWICRRHMTIRANEIIEVPI
- the LOC107917827 gene encoding heterogeneous nuclear ribonucleoprotein 1 isoform X2, with translation MESDLGKLFIGGISWDTDEERLKEYFRKYGEVVEAMIMRDRFTGRARGFGFIVFADPAVAERVIMDKHMIDGRTVEAKKAVPRDDQNILNRNMSSITASPGPGRTKKIFVGGLASSVTETDFKNYFDQFGTITDVVVMYDHNTQRPRGFGFITYDSEDAVDRVLHKTFHELKGKLVEVKRAVPKELSPGPARSPVIGYNYGLSRTANFLNSYAQGYNLSPLADLGVRMDGRFNPLASGRTGFPPFNNPGYGIGMDMEPGMGPNFGGSSNFGNNLGYGRLISPYYGGISNRYNTPIGYGVGSGRNDSNLSSGTRDIWGNGSLSNATNATSPGGFLGTGRGSFGPLGNSGVNWSPSPPIQSGGNAPGYTGGSAGFGSADDNYGLGGGGYGRNGGTVTAPTSSFAGPTGNFKGSYGDLYHSGSVYGDSTWQSTTADLDGSSSFSYGLGNVSVDGTGGSSEDYVGSYGVASRQSSRGIAA
- the LOC107917827 gene encoding heterogeneous nuclear ribonucleoprotein 1 isoform X1, with the protein product MESDLGKLFIGGISWDTDEERLKEYFRKYGEVVEAMIMRDRFTGRARGFGFIVFADPAVAERVIMDKHMIDGRTVEAKKAVPRDDQNILNRNMSSITASPGPGRTKKIFVGGLASSVTETDFKNYFDQFGTITDVVVMYDHNTQRPRGFGFITYDSEDAVDRVLHKTFHELKGKLVEVKRAVPKELSPGPARSPVIGYNYGLSRTANFLNSYAQGYNLSPLADLGVRMDGRFNPLASGRTGFPPFNNPGYGIGMDMEPGMGPNFGGSSNFGNNLGYGRLISPYYGGISNRYNTPIGYGVGSGRNDSNLSSGTRDIWGNGSLSNATNATSPGGFLGTGRGSFGPLGNSGVNWSPSPPIQSGGNAPGYTGGSAGFGSADDNYGLGGGGYGRNGGTVTAPTSSFAGPTGNFKGSYGDLYHSGSVYGDSTWQSTTADLDGSSSFSYGLGNVSVDGTGGSSEDYVGSYGVASRQSSRGNILFKQS